In the Silene latifolia isolate original U9 population chromosome 1, ASM4854445v1, whole genome shotgun sequence genome, TTTAGATTACGAAACAATAGGAAAGTGGTAAGGGTACAAAATACGTGAGCTACTTGTGCGAGAGGTTGAAAGACCAGATGGATAAAGTCCAAGACGAGGGTGTACTTTATATGATGCAAATGATGTTGAGCATATGTTTTTGGAGGTAGTAGGGATTCCACTTTGTTCTATGCTGTACTTGCATTTATCATTCTTATTTTGGGAGAAGTAGTCTAACAAATTCGGAAATAGTAGGTGGAAAGAGAAATTTCTAGAGCAGCTTGTTTGGCTACAAGGCGGGGAGGAGGATGGAGTGAAAGGAAAGAGAGGGAAGGGAAGGGAGAACGGAGTAAGGGAGTTTCCTCTTCAAATCTTTTCTATGTTGACTGAGATTTCAATTTGTTTTAGTAAAAAAATTAAGCTCTCTACCTTAAATCCATTTTGCTATTCAAACAAAGGAAAAATTGGTGCAGTAGAGGGTTTAGCTACCGTGTCTTCGTGGGTACTGGGTAGGAAGTTTGGTGCAATTAGCAAAGTTGATAACTATGAGCGCTTTATCGAGTTCATTGGTATTTGGGATGGTGgaatcatgtgaagacatggtgATTTTATAGTGGTGGTGTGAGGCTAAGGAAGAAATGGTCAAGGGTTGGATCTTGTAAGCTCTTAATACAATGCAAAGATTGATTTGTATAAATTCATTTGATACATAACTTACATTATACAGTAAGAGTGTATAAAGAATTAAGCTAGCCTAGACTACTAATACTAAATTTGCCGTATGTCTAGATATACAATTGAATAAATCAAGCTATTTAAGTATATACCTAATATTCTAGAGTATTATTATTTGCTTAAACGATAGGAATGCCATATATATACTTTTGTGGGTGGATGCACATGAGTAGGAGGATTTGATCTTCACTTTGAAAATGCTTGCGGAATATTCTTGACACACTGCTGCAAATGGACGTTATGAGTTAATCCAATCTTGTTAGTAAGATGAGCAAAACGAGCTATTTGGAGCGGTTCAGTGAGAATGGTGCCTAGTGTGGTAGTGACCTGAAGGCTTAATGAGCAATGGCGTAGGCAGAAAATTTAAGGGGTGACTGGTGGGGTATGTAATAATATTAAATTCAAATATTTAAACTAAGAACCTTTAATATTAGATAACAGGTATTACATATGCAAATAAGTATATTTTAGCACACATCTATAAAAATTTACGGTATTGTGCCAAAGTCGTGGGGTCTTGAGACCCCACTAACCAAAAGGTAACTAGGCCTCTGTTCATGAGCTATAGCTTCTGAAGATCTTTTTCCCGTACAAACAGTCCATGGAACCCATAAGGTACACGTTGAGGTAGTTTCACTGAGGCAACAATGTCAAGGCTAGGTGACTTGGCATCCATGACTAGGAACTTTGATTCTCCTGTATTTTCATCGTGAACATACGAGACAATGTAaccttcatcttcatcttcatcttcatcttcatctgcATTATCGGGATCACTTGCCACAAAAAATGGCTCACCACCGTAGCAACCTGGCCCAAACATCCGACTTGCCACCACACACTCATGTCTGCTGTCTTGTACCATGGAGACGTCCAGCTTTACTATCCCTGTTATCTTTGGCACTGGGTTATTAACTGCTGTGTAAACGTACTTGTTTTTCTTCCCTAGATAGGCTGGATTTAGGACCCCAAAATTTAGGTTTCTCGTGGAAAGTTGCTGCCTTGAGACCACCCCGGTGTTAAGTTCAATTCGAACTTTCTCCACTAATAAACGGATTAGGTCCATTTGTTCAAATGTGTGCTCTGGTGTTATTATGTTTTCGGCTATCATGACAATTATCTCATTTCCATTCTTGTCGACCTCGTCCCACGCATTGATGGCATGGAGAAAATTGAATCCCGGCACCTCAAACCATTTGATATCCTTCTCATCATCGGCATATCTTGGGATGACCCCGATTTTCGATACTCTTGAGGGGTTGAAGCCCATTGGAGATCCACCCCTCAGCATCAATTTAATAAGGTCCATCTCAATTTGAGTATCGCAAAATACTGCGTACTTCTTTGTGATAGCAAAGTCATGGAAGAATGAGGATCGTGCCACGGAGAAGATAGGCACGTCTGGTTGTTTGTTTCCTTGGGGATCAAATCGGAAGTAGGCCAGAAATGGTGAAACAGGACCGTAACGGTAGGCAAATGTCTCACCAGTGTCTTGATCGACCTTCGGATGAGCAGTCATGCTCATGACAAGATTTCCCTCGAAGTCATTGCGTCCAAGGGTTTGAATGTCTCCATTTGGCATCAAACTTACCTCGTAAGGCAGGTCAGATTCTCCAAGCGCATAGAGCCGGTCACCGAACAAAGCCAAACTAGTGTTGGCTAACCCAACACCATTACTTGGATTGTACTGCCCTGCGATAAACCTGGCTGCAGCCAAAATGGTTCGAGCTGCAAACCCTACAAGACCATTATACCCTGAAAAAACATTTGGTAGTATGCTTGTTTGCGCTTCATGCTCCATCTTGTATTTGTATGTCTTGACAAATCGGCTACAAAGAGTGGCCTTGCCATCAGATATCCGAATGCTGTGGAGCATTCCGTCTCCATCAAACAGGTGGTAGGGCCCACGGGGGAAGAACTGTGGGTTAGGGCCATTGCGGATGTAGGCCCCATTAAGACACAAAGGAAGGGCTCCTTCAACAATCTCACATTCTGTTGGAGGTAGCTCATCGACTGGTGCGAAGTTGTGTGAGAGAACAACTTTTGGATCAACCAATGAACGTCTTGGAGGGTCAATGAACTTATTGATTATGTCTTCTAATGTATTTAGAAGTGCTGATGAAAGTGAATGATTGGATGGAGTTGGTGGTTGTGGTGTATTATACGTCTTTATGTGCACTATTTTCTTTGACAACCGATTGCTTTTAGCCTGTGTGTTAGGAGTTTCTAATTTCATGAATGGATTCAGTGATGCAGGTGAGACTGTGGGTTTTTGAGACTTGCCTTTAGTTGTTGGCATTGATGAAAGGAAAAAAGAGGATGGTGCATCCATTGTGGTGTTTTCTTTTTCTTGTTGAGATCAACTCTAGGGAGAATTAGAAACGTGTTGCAGGACCTAGGAAACTAATTGTGGCTGTACATATTTATAATGTGAGTGAAGAGTTGATGTTTAGTACACGTGTCGCATGTCACTTTGTTATTCCTAACTATTCTACAGGGACAAGACAGGCAAGAGTGTCCTTAGGAGAATACCCCTCAATAAGTACTTCCTATCATTTAGGGCAACCCGGAATGTTTGTTTCTGTGTGCAAAATGTTTTTCTTGTTTATATTATGATGATCTTATTTATGAGATGTTTTTGTAGATATTTATGATTCAAACTCTAGCCATTTACATGTGATGCAGGAAAAGGGCATCTGTTTGTGTATTGGAGGAACATGCTTAAAATGTACTGATCAATACCTCTCACCCAATGTCACGAAGATCTTTCTCTTGGGTAtgtggttcattttttgtatctAACCTCTTTAAAATTAGAATATAAAATACTGATgaaaatataaattaattataataGATTAATAGTAACTAACTAACGTAAAAATAATGTGTAAACACAAATTAAGTCAGCCTAAAATAATAACTCATGCTTCACTTTTCTCCTTTCCctaattttttctttcatttcgaTATGTGCAATCCGTCActgacgattttaaaaccccgaATTAGGTTGAGCTTTGACGTTGTGATAGTCTTCCTCGCAatttgatctttttttttttaaaggatcTAACTTTGTCTAGAGACTTCATCATGTACAtgtacaaaattctttgtttaTTCTTAATTGCATGCATGTACTAGCTCCTTGCATCAAAGGACACTACATAAATGAATTTGCGGCCAAACCCATTGTTCAACCTTCACTTTAATAATCTTATCCCCCCAAACCCATTATTCAACCTTCATTTTAAAGATCTTATTAATATTTCGGAACACTGAAAATTCATTTCACATCTACAATCAGCCATGCCTTTAATGAGGTTAGTAACAGTCTATTAATTCATTGTATAAATCCACATTTCCACCTTCACTTTAACAATCTTATAAATATTTGGGAGTAAAAATCGATAATTCAACAAAGTGTTACTTCAATTTGGACAATTTTTCAACAGGTTCAATCACCTGTATCACTAAACTGGGTTAGTGAAGTCTATATTATTTATTGTTCAAACATGGTTTGAAGTCTCAAAATGTATGTAGTGCATCTACTAATTTTAGAGCTAATTATGTTATAAGAAATTATTGTGCTAAAATTAAGGGTCCAAGTGTTATCCAAATGTCAAGTTTCAAAGTAATCAGTAATGCTACATGTCGTGGCATTGGCAGATACTAGCATATAGATCTGACAAAACTGATTTGACCCGAATAATCTGACCTGTATGCAACTTGCATCTAAACAGATGACTCGCAACCTGAATTGACCCGATTCTATCTGACCCGACTCGAATATTTGTTGTCACATACCGACAATTATCTCTAAATAACTTGGTAATAACCACCCGAAAATGACCTAAACCCAAAATACCTGACTCGGTCCGATTCGAGCTGATTTTTTGCGAACCTGAATCGTCTCGACCCTAGCTGAACAAGACACACAATCTGCTTGACTTGTTGGCCAGATTTATTAGCACCCATGTTAATGAGGTTAGTAtggtgaaggatttttcaaatgatgcttgcaaaaaaaaaaagtattttggGGCAAATTGAAACTTAGTTGTCATAATAATGGCGGTTTTATGCACTTTTGATTGTCCATTCCTACATAGATAGTACCATTTTAACAAACTAAAGCTTTGGTCCCATTTTAGTAACAAATTAAGTTTTAGTCCGATCCAAAATACCGACATGTTTTCCGGACACTATTTAAAGAGAATGCTTTTAGTATGGTAGACAACAACACAAGGACGACTCATTTGTGATTAGATGTTGCTAGAGACTATTAGAAGTGCAACTTGTTTAATCATCTTATTAAGAAGGGCCAGCATTTGTGACACACAAAATTCGTATGGTCTTTATTCCTTGTTGCGTGTTATTGAAAAAAGGAAAATATAACGCATGTTACTAAATTGATGCAACATTTGTTTGTATTCTTGAATTGGTAGGACAGAATGGATTGCTTTCGTTTATTTTATAATTGTGTAGACAGACAAACAGATAGACTTGAGTCTCTTGAGATTATTATCTAGCGAAAACTAAGTCATGTTATGTCCTATGTGTTTTCTATCATAAATCTACTTGTTAACAGATTACATTTTAAACGTTGCATTTAAATATAGTTGTTCTGCAAATAATTTCGTGATGATTGAGGCTCAACTATTATATTTATATCCTATTAGTTAGTATAGTCTCATAAGACAATCTTAACCAAAGTTGGCAAAGTAATTGTTAGAACTCATAAGACATTCTTAACCAAAAGCTTATGCTATTGGTTGAAATTCAGTCAACAGTTTTATACCTTAATAGTTGTAAAAGGTTTATTCAGTCAATGGTTTTATACCTTATTTACAATCTTAACCAAAATTTGCAATGGTGTCTACCATTAAGACCTGCGTTTTTGATGCTTTAATTATGAGCAGTGAACACTGTTTGACAGATTGAAATCTGATTGCTTGCCGAGTTGCTGATGACGTCTTTTAGTGGGTGACAAACAGTCAGCAATCAAAATATCAAAGTTCCTATCATGAACAATggtgattaatttatttcagtggTGAGGTTGTGAAATTGGACCTCTGACACTTGACGTTTAGTGAGTTTGGTTTTAGATTCACAAACTAATAATAATTTGATTGTTAAGTTGAATTGGACATCAATCCATTGGACATGCGTATGTTTGAAGTTATTGAGTTTACCATTGCTCGGTTATGGTAATTTTTCAGAACGTTCAGGAGGACTTCCTGAAGACGGAAACTTTTTGTTTATTTATGGTTTCCTTGCATAATCAAACCATAACATTTCCCTAGTGGCTCAAAAAATTCACACCTGTCTGTTAATTGTGGCTTATATATGGTAAGCCGAACATGTTTGTGCACGATGTTCATTGCAATCTGAACATTTCTTTCTGTTTTGCAGAAAAGTTTTTGCTGATTTTCTACAGTAACTATGTATTTTTCATTTCAAGATGGTATCTTTGGGAGGATTTGATTGCCTGCTAACCCTGATTATCGTTTAAAGTTCCAGTTCTTTAGAAATTATGGCTCCTATAATACTGAAACACTTGACGGATTATGCAGTCCAACTTTTATTCTAAGTCGATATTTGCACCAAATTTGTCGAGTGGTCATAATTTGATTTGTAGTGCAATTTCAGGTTCCTGTTCATTTGGTAGAAGAATGCAGTCAGAAGCTAACTAAGAGACTAGTGATTAATATTCTGTTGACCAGTAAGTCAACAGGATTTGCGACTTGAGATTAATCTAAATTGGGACATCTTATGAGCTGTAAGTTAAAATTTCTTTTTTCTTCAGCTTAAGTTTATCATGGAGATTAGATACACGTATGGTATTAAATTTAGTTTGCGACTTGATTACAAACTAGGTGGTCAAGACCTGATCTTGGACGTTGGGCGATAATTGCAGTTGATACCTCATCAAAATATCGTCATTGCGTAGAACTCATGGTAATCTTCAAACCTTTTATACCTCGGATGTTATGCCGTGTTGTGGAGTTAATACCATGGAGACATGAGGATTTTTGATACGTATGAGAGTTATCTCTTGACATAGGCCTACCTCTGTGTTACATGCAATGGAGAAATATTATTTTTGTCTTGATCACACTAAGCCTAGTAAATATAGGAAGTGCAAATAAGGTTAAGAGTTTTAAATGATTTATTTGCAATTGAATTCTTTTTAGTCTTTAAAACTCATAATagaaacaaacaaataacaattACATTAAAATTGATGAGCTATAGCTTCTTGAGATCTTTACCCCTTACAAACAATCCATGGAACCCATAAGGCACACGTTGAGGGAGATTCAAAGATGCAACAATATCAAGGCTAGGTGACTTAGCATCCATGActatgaattttgattttcctaTATTTTCATCATGAACATATGAGACAATGTACCCTTCATCCTCATCTGCATCTGCATTATTTGGATCGCTTGCCACAAAAAATGGTTCACCTCCGTAACAGCCTGCCTCAAACATCCGGCTTGCCACTATGGACTCTTCTTGATCTTGTGCCATTGACACATCTAACTTAACTATCTCTTTTACCTTTGGCATTGGATCACCAACAGCGGCATAAACATACTTGTTTTTCTTTCCTAGATAGGATGGATTTAGGACTCCAAAGTCTAGGTTTCTATTGGAAAGTGGCTGCCTTGAGACCACCCCAGTCTTCAGATCGATTCTAATTTTCTCCACTAATTCATGGAGTAGGTCCATTGGTTCTAGTGTGTTTTCTGGTGGCATTATGTTTGCAGCCACAATTACAATAGCCTCATTTCCATCCGTGTTCACCTCATCCCACGCATTGAAGGCATGGACAATATTCAATCCAGGGACCTCAAACCACCTCATATCCTTCTCATCATCAGCATACCTCGGGATGACCCCGATTCTTGATAGCTTTGAGGGGTCCCAGCTCACTAGAGATCCTCCCTTTAAGATCATTTTACCAAGGTCCATCAGAATTTGGATATCAGGAAATATTGCATAGTTTTTTGTGACAGCAAAGTCATGGAGGAATGAGAGCCGAGACACGGAGAAGACAGGCACGTCTGGTTGTTTGTTTCCTTGGGGATCAAACCGGAAGTAGGTAAGGAATGGTGAAACAAGACCGTAACGGAAGGCAAATGTTTCGCCAGTGTCTTGATCAGTTTTCGGATGAGAAGTCATGCTTTTGACGAGCATTGCGTCAAAGTCATTGCGGCCAACTGTTTTAATGTCTCCCCTTTGAGTCAACCTTACCTCGTAAGGCAGGTCAGATTCTCCGAGCGCATAGAGCCGGTCACCAAATAAGGCCAAACTAGTGTTGGCCAACCCAATACCATTGCTTGGGTTGTACCGCCCTGCAATAACTCTGGCTGCAGCCAAAGTGGCCCGTGCCGTAAATCCTAAAAGGCCATTGCACCCAGCAAAAACATTTGGGATAATGCTAGTTCCAGCTTCATGCTCCATCATATATTTGTAGGTCTTGACATAGCGACTACAAAGAGTGGCCTTGCCATTAGATATCCGTACGGCATGGAGCATTCCATCCCCATCAAACAGGTGGTAGGGACCACGGGGGAGGAATTGTGGGTTAGGGCCATTGCGGATGTAGGCCCCATCAAGGCTTGAAGGCAAGGCACCTTCAACAATCTCACATTCTGTTGGAGGTAGCTCACCCACTGGAGCAAAGTTTTGTGAGAGAACGAGACTTGGATCTACTGATGAGCATCTAGGAGGATCAATGAACCTGTTGATTATGTCATCTATTGTATTTAGAAGTGCTGATGAAAGAGAAGGATTCGATGGTGCTGGTGGTTGTGATGTTTCCTTTGACAATCGGGTGCTTTTAGCCTGAGTTTCGAGAGACTCTGATTTTGTGAATGGATTAGGTAATCCAGATGAGACTTTCAGTGTCAGAGACAAATTTTTGGCTAcctgagacttgactttaattttCGGCATTGATGCAAGGAAAGAAGAGGATAGTGAATCCATTGTGGTGTTGTGTATTTCTTGTTAAGATCAACTTTAAACAGATGAAGAGACGTCTTCCAGGACTTGTATC is a window encoding:
- the LOC141598086 gene encoding putative carotenoid cleavage dioxygenase 4, chloroplastic — its product is MDAPSSFFLSSMPTTKGKSQKPTVSPASLNPFMKLETPNTQAKSNRLSKKIVHIKTYNTPQPPTPSNHSLSSALLNTLEDIINKFIDPPRRSLVDPKVVLSHNFAPVDELPPTECEIVEGALPLCLNGAYIRNGPNPQFFPRGPYHLFDGDGMLHSIRISDGKATLCSRFVKTYKYKMEHEAQTSILPNVFSGYNGLVGFAARTILAAARFIAGQYNPSNGVGLANTSLALFGDRLYALGESDLPYEVSLMPNGDIQTLGRNDFEGNLVMSMTAHPKVDQDTGETFAYRYGPVSPFLAYFRFDPQGNKQPDVPIFSVARSSFFHDFAITKKYAVFCDTQIEMDLIKLMLRGGSPMGFNPSRVSKIGVIPRYADDEKDIKWFEVPGFNFLHAINAWDEVDKNGNEIIVMIAENIITPEHTFEQMDLIRLLVEKVRIELNTGVVSRQQLSTRNLNFGVLNPAYLGKKNKYVYTAVNNPVPKITGIVKLDVSMVQDSRHECVVASRMFGPGCYGGEPFFVASDPDNADEDEDEDEDEGYIVSYVHDENTGESKFLVMDAKSPSLDIVASVKLPQRVPYGFHGLFVREKDLQKL
- the LOC141607956 gene encoding putative carotenoid cleavage dioxygenase 4, chloroplastic encodes the protein MDSLSSSFLASMPKIKVKSQVAKNLSLTLKVSSGLPNPFTKSESLETQAKSTRLSKETSQPPAPSNPSLSSALLNTIDDIINRFIDPPRCSSVDPSLVLSQNFAPVGELPPTECEIVEGALPSSLDGAYIRNGPNPQFLPRGPYHLFDGDGMLHAVRISNGKATLCSRYVKTYKYMMEHEAGTSIIPNVFAGCNGLLGFTARATLAAARVIAGRYNPSNGIGLANTSLALFGDRLYALGESDLPYEVRLTQRGDIKTVGRNDFDAMLVKSMTSHPKTDQDTGETFAFRYGLVSPFLTYFRFDPQGNKQPDVPVFSVSRLSFLHDFAVTKNYAIFPDIQILMDLGKMILKGGSLVSWDPSKLSRIGVIPRYADDEKDMRWFEVPGLNIVHAFNAWDEVNTDGNEAIVIVAANIMPPENTLEPMDLLHELVEKIRIDLKTGVVSRQPLSNRNLDFGVLNPSYLGKKNKYVYAAVGDPMPKVKEIVKLDVSMAQDQEESIVASRMFEAGCYGGEPFFVASDPNNADADEDEGYIVSYVHDENIGKSKFIVMDAKSPSLDIVASLNLPQRVPYGFHGLFVRGKDLKKL